In Actinacidiphila yeochonensis CN732, a genomic segment contains:
- a CDS encoding EI24 domain-containing protein has translation MGEVVTGLRLLVEGQRWVARHGRDWRFGMLPALITLAGYAVALVALVVWGDDLVAWATPFAAHWPSLWRGAFRDLLTAVVVGGGLLLAVVSFTAVALLVGGPFYEALAERVEAAEGGAPEAPERPWWRELWIGLRDAVRVLIRVAAFGVVLFALGFVPVLGQTAVPVAGFCVSGYFLVLELAAVAFQRRDVPVKEQLRLLRGHLPMVLGFGVPLVLAFLVPVAAVVLMPGAVAGATLLVRALLPATAAVPAQAGAVPPAPGREARPGSAEPAPWTRDSGSPTDPRRQVM, from the coding sequence ATGGGTGAGGTGGTGACGGGTCTTCGGCTGCTCGTCGAGGGTCAGCGGTGGGTGGCTCGCCACGGGCGGGACTGGCGCTTCGGCATGCTGCCGGCCCTGATCACCCTGGCCGGATACGCCGTGGCGCTGGTCGCCCTGGTGGTGTGGGGCGACGACCTGGTGGCCTGGGCCACGCCGTTCGCGGCGCACTGGCCCTCCCTCTGGCGGGGCGCGTTCCGCGACCTGCTGACGGCGGTGGTCGTCGGCGGCGGGCTGCTGCTGGCGGTGGTGTCGTTCACGGCCGTCGCACTGCTGGTCGGCGGTCCGTTCTACGAGGCGCTGGCCGAGCGGGTGGAGGCCGCCGAGGGCGGGGCGCCGGAGGCGCCGGAGCGGCCCTGGTGGCGAGAGCTGTGGATCGGGCTGCGGGACGCGGTCCGGGTGCTGATACGGGTCGCCGCGTTCGGCGTCGTCCTGTTCGCGCTGGGCTTCGTTCCGGTGCTGGGCCAGACGGCGGTGCCCGTGGCCGGCTTCTGCGTGTCGGGCTATTTCCTGGTGCTGGAGCTGGCGGCCGTCGCCTTCCAGCGGCGGGATGTGCCCGTGAAGGAGCAGTTGCGGCTGCTGCGGGGACATCTGCCGATGGTGCTGGGCTTCGGCGTGCCCCTCGTGCTGGCCTTCCTGGTGCCGGTGGCCGCGGTGGTGCTGATGCCGGGCGCGGTGGCCGGCGCGACGTTGCTGGTGCGCGCGCTGCTCCCGGCGACCGCCGCCGTGCCCGCGCAGGCCGGGGCGGTGCCCCCGGCTCCCGGCCGCGAGGCTCGGCCCGGCAGCGCGGAACCGGCCCCGTGGACACGGGACTCCGGTTCACCCACGGACCCTCGGCGCCAGGTCATGTGA
- a CDS encoding DMT family transporter, whose product MHVARRTDAVLLLVALVWGSSYLAAKTATEALPVLVVLFARYAISALACGALLASRRRRRRWARAEVRVGSLLGVTQAAVLVVETYGVAHTSAANAGLIISLTIVLTPLLDRTGSRRLPWTFFLAAGLCVVAVGLLASSTGLHAPRLGDVLVLAAAVVRAGHVALVGRLTAGRPMDPLHLTTAQTLVGSALFLPLAVTRLPGLVHRGAATWAELIYLALFCSVFAFLAQTWAVQGTSASRASLLLGTEPIWAVAVGISVGGERLTLWAALGAVLMIAGTSWGQTVERTHRTAPRTPSASGADTAPQGVDTGAGLGADPAEHTLPARG is encoded by the coding sequence ATGCATGTTGCCCGCCGCACCGACGCGGTACTTCTCCTGGTCGCACTGGTCTGGGGTTCCAGCTACCTCGCGGCCAAGACGGCCACCGAAGCGCTCCCGGTCCTGGTGGTCCTGTTCGCCCGGTATGCGATCTCCGCGCTCGCGTGCGGAGCCCTGCTCGCTTCCCGCAGGCGGCGGCGCCGCTGGGCCCGCGCGGAGGTCCGGGTCGGCTCGCTGCTGGGAGTCACCCAGGCGGCCGTGCTCGTCGTGGAGACCTACGGGGTGGCGCACACCAGCGCCGCGAACGCCGGGCTGATCATCAGTCTGACCATCGTGCTGACACCGCTTCTGGACCGCACCGGCAGCCGCCGGCTGCCGTGGACGTTCTTCCTGGCCGCCGGGCTCTGCGTCGTGGCCGTCGGCCTGCTCGCTTCCAGCACCGGGCTGCACGCACCACGGCTGGGAGACGTGCTGGTGCTCGCCGCCGCGGTCGTCCGGGCCGGGCATGTCGCTCTCGTCGGACGGCTCACCGCGGGCCGCCCCATGGACCCGCTGCACCTGACGACCGCACAGACCCTCGTCGGCTCGGCGCTGTTCCTGCCGCTCGCCGTCACCCGCCTGCCCGGCCTGGTCCACCGCGGTGCCGCCACCTGGGCCGAGCTGATCTATCTCGCCCTGTTCTGCAGCGTGTTCGCCTTCCTCGCCCAGACCTGGGCCGTGCAGGGCACTTCAGCCAGCCGGGCCAGCCTGCTGCTGGGCACCGAACCGATCTGGGCCGTCGCCGTCGGGATCAGCGTCGGCGGCGAACGGCTCACCCTCTGGGCCGCTCTCGGCGCCGTGCTCATGATCGCCGGAACCTCCTGGGGCCAGACCGTCGAACGCACCCACCGGACGGCACCGCGGACTCCGTCAGCGTCCGGCGCGGACACCGCTCCCCAGGGCGTCGACACGGGAGCCGGCCTGGGAGCGGACCCCGCCGAACACACCCTTCCCGCCCGAGGGTAG
- a CDS encoding LysR family transcriptional regulator yields MDERQLRILRELGDLGSVTAVAEALHVTPSAISQQLRLLQRAIPVPLTERAGRRVVLTDAGQALAAAAVKVETALAQARHTITDFAEQPDGDVSVAAFHSAASAFFPLLLRGRVVPGRPRLALADEDVAQDRFPALTRTYDLVLAHRLDHAPPWPRSVTATTLLREPLDVALPAGHELASKPQLTPRDVADQPWITVHDGFPLMSTIEAIASVANRRLEIVHRINEFAVVAEAVAAGGGLALMPRWTARPHPDVVLRPLGGVHARRDIDVLHRPERTARKAVRTVLDELRRAAAQIQGPGR; encoded by the coding sequence GTGGACGAACGGCAGCTGCGCATCCTGCGCGAACTGGGAGACCTGGGCAGCGTCACCGCGGTCGCCGAGGCACTGCACGTGACGCCGTCCGCGATCTCCCAGCAACTGCGGCTGCTGCAGCGCGCGATCCCCGTCCCCCTCACCGAACGCGCCGGACGCCGCGTGGTACTGACCGACGCCGGGCAGGCCCTGGCCGCGGCGGCCGTCAAGGTCGAGACCGCCCTGGCCCAGGCCCGGCACACGATCACCGACTTCGCCGAGCAACCCGACGGCGACGTGTCCGTGGCCGCGTTCCACAGCGCGGCGTCCGCGTTCTTCCCGTTGCTGCTGCGCGGCCGAGTCGTTCCCGGCCGACCCCGCCTGGCGCTCGCGGACGAGGACGTCGCCCAGGACCGCTTCCCGGCGCTCACCCGGACTTACGATCTCGTGCTCGCCCACCGCCTCGACCACGCTCCGCCGTGGCCGCGCAGCGTGACGGCCACGACGCTGCTGCGCGAGCCCCTCGACGTGGCCCTGCCGGCCGGCCATGAGCTGGCGTCCAAGCCGCAGCTCACACCGCGGGACGTGGCGGACCAGCCGTGGATCACGGTGCACGACGGCTTCCCGCTGATGTCCACCATCGAGGCCATCGCGAGCGTCGCCAACCGCCGACTCGAAATCGTCCACCGCATCAACGAGTTCGCTGTGGTCGCCGAGGCCGTCGCCGCCGGCGGCGGCCTCGCGCTGATGCCCCGTTGGACCGCCCGACCACACCCCGACGTCGTCCTCAGGCCGCTCGGCGGAGTGCACGCTCGACGCGACATCGACGTCCTCCACCGGCCGGAGCGCACCGCCCGAAAGGCCGTCCGAACGGTCCTTGACGAGTTGCGCCGCGCCGCCGCACAGATCCAGGGCCCCGGCCGCTGA
- a CDS encoding alcohol dehydrogenase catalytic domain-containing protein: protein MRAVWFGEFGVLPEVREVPDPAPPPGGAVVRVAATGLCRSDWHGWMGHDDGIALPHVPGHEFAGEVVAVGADVRRWRGGERVTAPFVCACGDCPACARGDQQVCERQEQPGFTHWGSFAEYVVVHRADVNLVALPEELPYSVAAALGCRFATAYRAVAARGRARPGEWVAVHGCGGVGLSAVAVAASCGARVVAVDPSPGALRLAGTLGAAVCLAPGGSAPETAEAVRAATSGGAHLSLDALGSAATCAASVLGLRARGRHVQVGLLAEGAVEVPMGRVLALELELLGSHGMAAHAYPEMLRQVAAGSLRPDLLLGGSITLDEAPRALAALSQGSPTGITVITPG from the coding sequence GTGCGGGCCGTGTGGTTCGGGGAGTTCGGAGTGCTGCCGGAGGTGCGCGAGGTGCCGGACCCGGCGCCGCCGCCGGGCGGCGCGGTGGTGCGGGTGGCGGCCACCGGGCTGTGCCGCAGCGACTGGCACGGCTGGATGGGCCACGACGACGGGATCGCGTTGCCGCACGTTCCGGGCCACGAGTTCGCCGGCGAGGTCGTGGCGGTGGGCGCGGACGTCCGGCGGTGGCGGGGCGGGGAGCGGGTGACGGCGCCCTTCGTGTGCGCCTGCGGCGACTGCCCGGCCTGCGCCCGCGGCGACCAGCAGGTGTGTGAACGGCAGGAGCAGCCGGGCTTCACCCACTGGGGATCGTTCGCCGAGTACGTGGTCGTGCACCGGGCGGACGTGAACCTCGTCGCGCTGCCCGAGGAGCTGCCGTACTCCGTGGCGGCGGCGCTGGGCTGCCGGTTCGCCACCGCCTACCGGGCGGTGGCGGCGCGGGGCAGGGCCCGGCCGGGCGAGTGGGTGGCCGTGCACGGCTGCGGCGGTGTCGGGCTCTCGGCGGTGGCCGTCGCGGCGTCCTGCGGGGCGCGGGTGGTGGCCGTCGACCCGTCGCCCGGCGCGCTGCGGCTGGCCGGGACGCTGGGCGCCGCGGTGTGCCTGGCGCCGGGCGGCTCGGCGCCGGAGACGGCGGAGGCGGTGCGGGCGGCGACCTCCGGGGGCGCGCACCTGTCGCTGGACGCGCTCGGCTCGGCGGCGACGTGCGCGGCCTCGGTGCTCGGGCTGCGGGCCCGGGGACGGCACGTGCAGGTGGGGCTGCTGGCCGAGGGCGCGGTGGAGGTCCCGATGGGACGGGTGCTGGCGCTGGAGCTCGAACTCCTGGGCAGCCACGGCATGGCGGCGCACGCCTACCCCGAGATGCTGCGGCAGGTGGCCGCCGGCTCGCTCCGGCCCGATCTGCTGCTCGGCGGCTCCATCACCCTGGACGAGGCGCCGCGGGCGCTGGCCGCGCTGAGCCAGGGCTCGCCGACGGGCATCACGGTGATCACCCCGGGCTGA
- a CDS encoding PP2C family protein-serine/threonine phosphatase gives MTTNQRRRRSGPPDRRRGLVNWSPVLLACLIGALALATPRQFAISRLLAAAPALAASMWSVAATVLLGLATLAAVVCVQLAFHMPATATAFAAAALAAVTAAAGYAAHVRLHREHTLSQVRSVAEAAQAVVLRPVPPRLGPVGIETLYLAAAEEARIGGDFYEAVNTPHGVRVLIGDVRGKGLSAVGVASAVTNCFREAAYDEPDLTRLARRLDTSMVRYTATMAPSALPDAGEGFATAVLAQIRPGVGGLDLVNCGHPPPLLMRRDGVVALEPAAASPPLNMAALIGGEYTVDTVPFVLGDRLLLYTDGVTETRDAAGVFFPLEQWVDRQDGVSDRKLLELLHERLLVYSGGALDDDIAALVVHYDAPATAVPATPTSASRP, from the coding sequence GTGACGACTAATCAGCGACGGCGCCGCTCAGGCCCCCCCGATCGCCGGCGCGGCCTCGTGAACTGGTCGCCGGTGCTGCTGGCCTGCCTGATCGGCGCCCTGGCGCTCGCCACGCCACGCCAGTTCGCCATCAGCCGGCTGCTCGCCGCCGCCCCGGCACTGGCCGCGTCGATGTGGTCGGTCGCCGCCACCGTGCTGCTCGGCCTGGCCACCCTCGCCGCCGTGGTCTGCGTCCAGTTGGCCTTCCACATGCCCGCCACCGCCACCGCCTTCGCCGCGGCGGCGCTCGCCGCCGTCACCGCCGCGGCGGGGTACGCCGCCCACGTCCGGCTGCACCGCGAGCACACCCTCTCCCAGGTGAGATCCGTCGCGGAGGCCGCCCAGGCGGTGGTGCTGCGGCCGGTGCCGCCGCGCCTGGGCCCGGTCGGCATCGAGACGCTCTACCTCGCGGCGGCCGAGGAGGCGCGGATCGGCGGCGACTTCTACGAGGCCGTCAACACCCCGCACGGGGTACGGGTCCTCATCGGGGACGTGCGCGGCAAGGGGCTGTCCGCGGTGGGTGTGGCCAGCGCCGTCACCAACTGCTTCCGCGAGGCCGCCTACGACGAACCCGACCTGACCCGTCTCGCCCGCCGCCTCGACACCAGCATGGTCCGCTACACCGCCACCATGGCCCCCTCCGCCCTGCCGGACGCGGGGGAGGGGTTTGCCACCGCCGTCCTGGCCCAGATCCGCCCGGGCGTCGGCGGCCTGGACCTGGTGAACTGCGGCCACCCCCCGCCGCTGCTGATGCGCCGGGACGGCGTGGTGGCGCTGGAGCCGGCCGCCGCGTCGCCGCCGCTGAACATGGCCGCGCTCATCGGCGGGGAGTACACCGTGGACACCGTGCCGTTCGTCCTCGGCGACCGGCTCCTGCTCTACACCGACGGCGTCACCGAGACCCGCGACGCCGCCGGGGTGTTCTTCCCACTGGAGCAGTGGGTGGACCGCCAGGACGGCGTCTCCGACCGGAAGCTGCTGGAGCTGCTGCACGAGCGACTCCTGGTCTACAGCGGCGGCGCGCTCGACGACGACATCGCCGCGCTCGTCGTCCACTACGACGCGCCCGCCACCGCGGTGCCCGCCACCCCGACCAGTGCCAGCCGCCCCTGA
- the wrbA gene encoding NAD(P)H:quinone oxidoreductase: MAVRVAVIYYSATGNVHQLAQAVAKGAQSRGAEVRLRRAAELAPDTAIDSNPAWRAHVDATKNSVEEATLEDLEWASAYAFGTPTRFGNTSAQLKQFIDSAGGQWQAGVFHNKPVTSFTSAMNRHGGQESTLLSMNNVFYHWGCIIVPPGYTDPLLFAAGGNPYGTSWPSGGGEGPDQATLAAAEYQGRHLADIATQLAS; the protein is encoded by the coding sequence ATGGCAGTCCGAGTTGCCGTCATCTACTACAGCGCCACCGGAAACGTCCACCAGCTGGCACAGGCAGTCGCCAAGGGCGCCCAGAGCCGGGGTGCCGAAGTGCGCCTGCGCCGAGCCGCGGAACTGGCGCCCGACACGGCGATCGACTCCAACCCCGCATGGCGCGCCCACGTCGACGCGACGAAGAACTCCGTCGAGGAGGCCACGCTGGAGGACCTGGAGTGGGCCAGCGCCTACGCGTTCGGCACCCCGACCCGCTTCGGCAACACCTCCGCCCAGCTGAAGCAGTTCATCGACTCGGCCGGTGGCCAGTGGCAGGCGGGCGTCTTCCACAACAAGCCCGTCACCAGCTTCACCTCGGCGATGAACCGGCACGGCGGTCAGGAGTCGACGCTGCTGTCGATGAACAACGTCTTCTACCACTGGGGCTGCATCATCGTCCCGCCCGGCTACACCGACCCGCTGCTGTTCGCCGCCGGCGGCAACCCTTACGGCACCAGCTGGCCGAGCGGCGGCGGCGAGGGCCCGGACCAGGCGACCCTTGCCGCGGCCGAGTACCAGGGCAGGCACCTCGCGGACATCGCGACCCAGCTGGCGAGCTGA
- a CDS encoding MFS transporter → MGSAQTAHSPAAQEGQGPDRRWPALAVCLIASFMTLLDVSIVNVALPSIRTGLGASQSGLQWVLSGYALTFGLVLVPSGRLGDVRGRRTVFMTGLLLFTAASALAGAAQNEGWLVGARLVQGMAGGVLVPQVSGFIQQMFRGAERGRAFGMLGATVGVSTAVGPLLGGLLIQAFGTHEGWRWVFYVNLPIGLATLPLAHRLLPGPPHREGDRPRRSDLDPLGVLLLGAGTVVLLLPFVQEAQWHGPEKWLLIPLALLILAGFVAWERHYRTRHDPLVDLTLFRQRSYGLGTLLSLLYFAGFTAVFFILTLYLQNGMGYTALEAGLSIMPFAVGSGAAAAVGGRVVIRIGRPLVVAGLCMVIIGLLGAALAVHLDSTRSIGFLTAAPLLFAGLGSGLVISPNQTLTLSEVPVVRAGSAGGVLQTAQRIGSAAGIAAVGSVFFTKVGTGNSDWAGGFELGVLTATGLAALALVVALTDVLTGPPNAPQSRDETQGQGHPQGDGDPARA, encoded by the coding sequence GTGGGCTCAGCGCAGACCGCACACTCCCCCGCCGCACAGGAGGGGCAGGGCCCCGACCGCCGGTGGCCGGCCCTGGCGGTGTGCCTGATCGCGAGCTTCATGACGCTGCTGGACGTGAGCATCGTCAATGTCGCGCTGCCCTCCATCCGCACGGGTCTCGGCGCCTCGCAGAGCGGCCTGCAGTGGGTGCTCTCCGGCTACGCGCTGACGTTCGGCCTGGTCCTGGTGCCCTCCGGGCGGCTCGGTGACGTCCGCGGCCGGCGGACGGTCTTCATGACCGGGCTGCTGCTGTTCACCGCCGCCAGCGCCCTGGCCGGGGCGGCCCAGAACGAGGGGTGGCTGGTCGGCGCCCGGCTGGTCCAGGGCATGGCGGGCGGCGTGCTGGTGCCGCAGGTGTCCGGGTTCATCCAGCAGATGTTCCGCGGCGCCGAGCGCGGCCGCGCCTTCGGGATGCTCGGCGCCACCGTGGGCGTGTCCACCGCCGTCGGCCCGCTCCTCGGCGGGCTGCTGATCCAGGCGTTCGGCACCCACGAGGGCTGGCGCTGGGTCTTCTACGTCAACCTGCCGATCGGACTGGCGACGCTGCCGCTGGCCCACCGGCTGCTGCCCGGCCCGCCCCACCGCGAGGGCGACCGGCCCCGGCGCAGCGACCTCGACCCGCTGGGCGTGCTGCTGCTGGGGGCCGGCACGGTCGTCCTGCTGCTGCCGTTCGTCCAGGAGGCCCAGTGGCACGGCCCCGAGAAGTGGCTGCTGATCCCGCTGGCGCTGCTGATCCTGGCCGGTTTCGTCGCGTGGGAGCGCCACTACCGGACCCGGCACGACCCGCTGGTGGACCTCACGCTGTTCCGGCAGCGGTCCTACGGGCTGGGCACGCTGCTGTCACTGCTGTACTTCGCCGGCTTCACCGCGGTCTTCTTCATCCTGACGCTCTACCTGCAGAACGGGATGGGCTACACCGCCCTGGAGGCGGGGCTGTCGATCATGCCGTTCGCGGTGGGCTCGGGGGCCGCCGCGGCGGTCGGCGGCCGGGTGGTCATCCGGATCGGCCGTCCGCTGGTCGTCGCGGGGCTGTGCATGGTGATCATCGGCCTGCTCGGCGCGGCGCTGGCCGTCCACCTGGACAGCACCCGCTCCATCGGGTTCCTGACGGCCGCGCCGCTGCTGTTCGCCGGGCTCGGCAGCGGTCTGGTGATCTCCCCGAACCAGACGCTGACGCTGAGCGAGGTGCCGGTGGTCCGCGCCGGTAGCGCGGGCGGGGTGCTCCAGACCGCGCAGCGCATCGGGTCGGCCGCCGGAATCGCCGCGGTCGGCTCCGTCTTCTTCACCAAGGTCGGCACGGGCAACAGCGACTGGGCGGGCGGCTTCGAACTCGGCGTCCTCACCGCGACCGGGCTGGCGGCGCTCGCCCTCGTCGTGGCCCTCACCGACGTCCTCACCGGTCCGCCCAACGCCCCCCAGAGCCGGGACGAAACCCAGGGCCAAGGCCACCCGCAGGGCGACGGTGATCCCGCCCGCGCCTGA
- a CDS encoding GH1 family beta-glucosidase, whose product MSIADAADVSGPSEAVGTGVTAVSDAPGGAFPAGFAFGASTAAYQIEGSVDVGGRTPSIWDTFSHTPGKVANGDTGDVAVDHYSRFRDDVRLMADLGLTGYRFSLSWPRVQPGGSGPLNQTGLDFYRALVDELLEHGITPAVTLYHWDLPQELEDAGGWPNRDTAYRFAEYAAGAAEALGDRVSTWITLNEPWCSAYLGYGSGVHAPGRTDDADALKAAHHLNLGHGLAVGAMRSVLPSDAKLAVSLNLHAVRALTDHPDDLDAARRIEAVGNRVFTGPIFKGAYPQDLLADTGHIVDWDALVHDGDLAEISRPIDLLGLNYYNPTLVSAVSNNHPVDRHELHGKGAHSPWPGAEGVAFHQAPGEVTAMDWPVDPSGLYDSLTGLYKEFGVPLIVSENGAAYEDTVDADGVVDDPERIAYVRGHLGAVSDSIAAGADVRGYYLWSLMDNFEWAYGYEKRFGAVRVDYETQARTPKASARWYAEFIRTHRR is encoded by the coding sequence ATGAGTATCGCTGATGCTGCTGATGTGTCAGGCCCTTCCGAGGCTGTCGGAACAGGGGTGACCGCGGTGTCCGACGCGCCGGGCGGAGCGTTCCCCGCGGGGTTCGCGTTCGGCGCCTCGACCGCGGCCTACCAGATCGAGGGCTCGGTCGACGTCGGCGGGCGCACCCCGTCGATCTGGGACACCTTCAGCCACACTCCGGGCAAGGTCGCCAACGGCGACACCGGCGACGTCGCCGTCGACCACTACAGCCGGTTCCGCGACGACGTGCGGCTGATGGCGGACCTCGGCCTGACCGGCTACCGCTTCTCGCTGTCCTGGCCGCGCGTCCAGCCCGGCGGCAGCGGCCCGCTGAACCAGACCGGCCTGGACTTCTACCGGGCGCTGGTCGACGAGCTGCTGGAGCACGGCATCACCCCGGCCGTCACGCTGTACCACTGGGACCTGCCGCAGGAGCTGGAGGACGCGGGCGGCTGGCCGAACCGCGACACCGCCTACCGCTTCGCCGAGTACGCCGCCGGCGCCGCGGAGGCGCTCGGGGACCGCGTCTCCACCTGGATCACCCTCAACGAGCCGTGGTGCAGCGCCTACCTCGGCTACGGCTCGGGCGTGCACGCCCCCGGCCGTACCGACGACGCCGACGCGCTGAAGGCCGCCCACCACCTCAACCTCGGCCACGGCCTGGCGGTCGGCGCCATGCGCTCGGTCCTGCCGTCCGACGCCAAGCTGGCGGTCTCGCTCAACCTGCACGCGGTGCGCGCCCTCACCGACCACCCGGACGACCTGGACGCCGCGCGCCGGATCGAGGCCGTCGGCAACCGCGTCTTCACCGGACCGATCTTCAAGGGCGCCTACCCCCAGGACCTGCTGGCGGACACCGGCCACATCGTCGACTGGGACGCCCTGGTCCACGACGGGGACCTGGCCGAGATCTCCCGCCCGATCGACCTGCTGGGCCTCAACTACTACAACCCCACGCTGGTCTCCGCGGTCTCCAACAACCACCCCGTCGACCGCCACGAACTGCACGGCAAGGGCGCGCACTCGCCGTGGCCGGGCGCCGAAGGGGTCGCCTTCCACCAGGCGCCGGGCGAGGTCACCGCGATGGACTGGCCGGTGGACCCGTCCGGCCTGTACGACAGCCTGACCGGCCTGTACAAGGAGTTCGGCGTCCCGCTGATCGTCTCGGAGAACGGCGCGGCCTACGAGGACACCGTCGACGCGGACGGTGTCGTCGACGACCCGGAGCGGATCGCCTACGTCCGCGGGCACCTCGGGGCGGTCAGCGACTCCATCGCGGCCGGCGCGGACGTCCGCGGCTATTACCTGTGGTCGCTGATGGACAACTTCGAGTGGGCCTACGGCTACGAGAAGCGGTTCGGCGCCGTGCGCGTGGACTACGAGACGCAGGCCCGCACTCCGAAGGCCAGTGCCCGCTGGTACGCCGAGTTCATCCGTACCCACCGCCGCTGA
- a CDS encoding class I SAM-dependent methyltransferase, which translates to MQQEQIWNADVAQSYDTPGTGQFAPEVLGPTVDRLARLAGEGSALEFAIGTGRVAVPLAERGVRVTGVELSLPMVERLRAKVDEATIPVLIGDMATTRAPGTYTLVYLVYNTISNLLTQDEQVQCFRNAARHLAPGGRFVIELWVPELRTLPQGRKATVWQSEPGYIGLDTYDVLSQHVVSHHFHFDESDDTEPVRLFRSPHRYVWPAELDLMARLAGFELESRHADWSGGEFTAESPSHVSVYRLPTER; encoded by the coding sequence ATGCAGCAGGAGCAGATCTGGAACGCCGACGTCGCCCAGAGCTACGACACACCCGGTACCGGCCAGTTCGCGCCCGAGGTCCTGGGGCCGACCGTGGACCGGCTCGCCCGGCTCGCGGGGGAGGGGAGCGCACTCGAGTTCGCCATCGGGACCGGCCGGGTGGCCGTCCCGCTGGCCGAACGCGGCGTCCGCGTCACCGGTGTCGAGCTGTCGCTCCCGATGGTGGAGCGCCTGCGCGCCAAGGTGGACGAGGCGACGATCCCCGTGCTCATCGGCGACATGGCGACCACCCGGGCACCGGGGACGTACACCCTCGTGTACCTCGTCTACAACACGATCTCCAACCTGCTCACCCAGGACGAGCAGGTCCAGTGCTTCCGCAACGCCGCCCGCCACCTCGCGCCCGGTGGCCGGTTCGTGATCGAGCTGTGGGTACCCGAGCTGCGCACGCTCCCCCAGGGCCGGAAGGCCACCGTCTGGCAGTCCGAACCCGGCTACATCGGCCTGGACACCTACGACGTCCTGAGCCAGCACGTGGTGTCGCACCACTTCCACTTCGACGAGTCCGACGACACCGAGCCGGTGCGGCTGTTCCGCAGCCCCCACCGCTACGTCTGGCCGGCCGAGCTCGACCTCATGGCCAGGCTGGCCGGATTCGAGCTGGAGAGCAGGCACGCGGACTGGTCCGGCGGCGAGTTCACCGCCGAGTCGCCCTCGCACGTCTCCGTGTACCGGCTCCCGACGGAGCGGTAG